From the genome of Chaetodon trifascialis isolate fChaTrf1 chromosome 4, fChaTrf1.hap1, whole genome shotgun sequence:
TTACAGCTTCTCCGGTACTGTTCAGATTagtctgtgctgatgtgttaACCAGTAGGATTTTTACTCAGACAGAACAGTGTTACTCTGTACTCTTACTCTTTAACAGCTTTTTTTAGTGTATATGTCCAAgtcagtatatacagtataaaagGGTTATGACCGaagctgctttgtgtgttttaggaAAATCAGTGGGGATTGTCACTACAACCAGGGTGCAGCATGCTTCTCCTGGTGCAAACTACGCTCACACTCCTGACCGAGGCTGGTACGCCGACTCTGACATgcccagctctgctgctgcagaaggcTGCCATGACATTGCTTACCAGCTGATTAACAACACAGTGATAGATGTAAGCCCTGATATGAACACACTAATGGTTCAGCTGATAAATAACTCAACCGGTACTGTAGATGTTCTTTAGAGATTgttttacacacatgcagagtgcATCAAAGGGCCAGCGTAGGGGCACAGTAGGGACCTCTGTCTGGATTAGTGAATCTGCTAAAAGCTTATAATACCCAGTGTATGAGACGTATATAAACTGTCACCATCTCTTGATCCAGGTCATTCTTGGTGGAGGTCGTCAGTACATGTTTCCAAACAACGTGCCAGACCCAGAGTATCCAAACTCATATGGATCCCGAAAAGATGGACGAAATCTTGTtgaggagtggaaaaaaagcaaaaaggtGAATGgttaaaaagattttaaaagtGTGCTCATCAGGTTTTTTCTTTGAGTGTGAACGTCAATTTCTCCTCTATTTCTGAATgagttattaaaaaaagaaccaccaccaccattcCAAACaccaatttgttttttttgtttcctacAGAATGCTGCATACGTTTGGAACAAAGCTGAGTTTGATAAAGTCAATCCTAGAAACACAAACTTCCTGATGGGTAAGACTGTTAAATTCACCAGGTGCTGTCATGTGGTACAAGGAGGAGTACCTCACACACATGTCAAAGTCGCCAAGCAACCTTTTGTCACTCGGGATACAGtagagacacacaaactgcataCTCACAGTTTACCATGCAGTTTTCATGAGATTTAAAATAGATCTTTCCTGCATGAATTATCATTAGCTTGGGTGCTAATTATACATCAGCGACAATTTTGACTAAAGATTTGGTGCATTATTGACTGACTGAGCAGTCCTGGTGCAGTAGGGTGAATCAAACAGGGTCTCGAtcaaaaaactgatttttttaagcATCAGTTTTCAATTTAGAGTGATAACACAGGTTTTTTTGGATCTTTTTGCTTTgcagaaaaagtgaaattgtGCACTTTTAATCACATCATTGAGTTAACACTGCCAACTCAATTCAAAGTGCATGCCAACATCTTTAAACTGAggcctgctgtctctctctgcatttaGGTCTCTTTGAGCCCAAAGACTGCCGCTACGAGTTGGATCGTGATGTGTCGTTGGACCCCTCCCTGACAGAGATGGTGGAGAAAGCAATTCATATTCTCAGCAGGAACCCAAAGGGATTTTACCTCTTTGTTGAAGATAAGTGTGTTGGTTTTCTGTGGACAAACGACCACGTAATCTGCGTTAATCTGTCCCTTTCACACCTTAAATGGATCTTTATAAATTGAAACATTAACTTCAAACCACTGAAAGCTCAAAATCTAATTAAAGTGGTTATTTAATCCAACATAAGGTCATTTCAACACCTTTGAGGTCTCACCTGACAATAGTGGAAATATGgagttgcatgttttaaaagataaatattAATATGAGGTATGTAATAATTTTGCTGGTTAATCAAATACTTTCTTCTGGACTTTAAGTGGGAGAATTGATCATGCTCACCATGCTGGGGTGGCCAAGAAAGCTCTCTATGAGGCTGTTGAGTTTGACCGGGCAATCGGGCGAGCAGCTGAACTCACCAGTGAGCTGGACACCCTCTCTGTGGTCACTGCTGACCACTCCCATGTCTTTGCCTTTGGAGGATACTCTGCCAGGGGAAACTCTCCATTTGGTAAAATGCACTCATAGAAGTTGATAAGAGCTGCTCTGCGGGAggtcttaaaataaaaagtgaatatCATCTTTTGCTCCAAGTTTGAGCCTTTGAGTCTTTAGATATTGATTCGTTCTGTGATTTGCAGGGGTGGCTCGCACACTGTCTCCAATAGACTGGAAGCACTTCACCACTGCTTTGTATGGAAATGGACCAGGATACCAGGTCGTCAATGGAAAGCGCCCAGATGTGAATGACAGTATTTCATGTACGTGTATATTTCAGATCTTTCTTGAGAATACCAAGTGATATTGTAGCTCCATCTTGTGGCGTAATAGTATAACTGCTGTAGAGGCACAATGAAGAACTGAAATTTGGTGCTCAGTATCACATGAATGCCACAGAAACTGACTTTGAGCAAGACATTGAACCCCCAACCTGCTCACTcgcgtaaaaaaaaaaaaaaaaaaaaaaaagaggagctaGAGCCCCCAGCaattaacattttattgaaTACGAAAAACCTTTATCATTTGTATCCTCCATCCCAAATATTTGTCTGCACTGAATATGTTGTAGTATGGACAAAAGCTTTGCGAATATAAAGTTAATTTGCAAAAACATCCGTATGAAAAGGATCACAGCAGATGTCATAAATATTTTTCTTCCAGCTACAACTGAAAACAGACGACCTCTTACCAACTGTTATTATATTATAAGAAGATAAGAACACACATATACTGTGCACAGTATAAAAATACTACAGCATTATCATCATAAGTGTCAGATAATTTGATCAATAAGTCAGACCTTCTTTAAATGTTGGTGTAATTTACTTTACTGTAAAGACTGTCTACGAtataatgtaaatatatattaGCTCTGCAGTGAAGTCTATATAAAGCTTAGAATATTCTATTGTGTCAAAGATTTGACTTGTTTGATGTCGTTAGTTGAATTTGAGTTCATATTGTCTACCTAAACACACTCTCTATATGTACAAACTGCAGGTTTGTAATTTTTCTACATGCCAGAAATCCAAGATTTCCCTGCCTAATAATGCTCCTTTATCCTGTTCTTCCTCAGCGAGTGATGATTACCTTCAGCAAGCCGCTGTTCCTCTCGATGCAGAGACTCACGGCATAGAGGATGTAGCTATCTTTGCCAAAGGTCCCATGGCACAACTTTTCCACGGGGTCCAGGAACAGAACTACATTGCCCACGTCATGGCCTATGCTGCCTGTCTGGATCCCTACGTGGACTGCAGACTGCCTGACCACGCTGGATCCATCCACCCcagcctgctgctcctcctgatgagcctccttctcttcttctgctcagcCTGAGATCACA
Proteins encoded in this window:
- the LOC139330092 gene encoding alkaline phosphatase-like, whose product is MASKHKAIITGLLIFISIQGTVSAPVEELQASYWNNKALQALNAAIYAQRNVHKAKNLILFLGDGMGIPTVTATRILKGQLAHKSGEESSLVMDTFPYVALSKTYNVDQQMPDSAGTATAYLCGVKANYGTLGVSASTPRGNCKATFGNEVTSVLHRAKAAGKSVGIVTTTRVQHASPGANYAHTPDRGWYADSDMPSSAAAEGCHDIAYQLINNTVIDVILGGGRQYMFPNNVPDPEYPNSYGSRKDGRNLVEEWKKSKKNAAYVWNKAEFDKVNPRNTNFLMGLFEPKDCRYELDRDVSLDPSLTEMVEKAIHILSRNPKGFYLFVEDNGRIDHAHHAGVAKKALYEAVEFDRAIGRAAELTSELDTLSVVTADHSHVFAFGGYSARGNSPFGVARTLSPIDWKHFTTALYGNGPGYQVVNGKRPDVNDSISSSDDYLQQAAVPLDAETHGIEDVAIFAKGPMAQLFHGVQEQNYIAHVMAYAACLDPYVDCRLPDHAGSIHPSLLLLLMSLLLFFCSA